The genomic stretch CAAGTCTATTACAACAGTTTGGCAATGGTGAATGCCAATGGTGCATTGCTGGGCATTTACCGCAAAAGCCATATTCCCGATGGTCCTGGGTACGAGGAAAAATTTTATTTCCGTAATGGGGATACGGGCTTTAAGGTTTGGGATACGACCTTTGGCAAAATTGGTGTAGGGATCTGCTGGGATCAATGGTTTCCCGAATGTGCCAGAGCTATGGTGCTCATGGGCGCAGAAATTCTGCTATATCCCACTGCGATCGGTTCAGAACCAGAGGAACCCAATTTGAACACTAAAGATCCTTGGCAACGCGCCATGATTGGTCATGCCGTGAGTAATGTCATTCCTGTGGCGGCCGCAAATCGGATTGGCTTAGAGGGCAATCAAACTTTTTATGGTCATTCCTTTATTGCTAATCACCGTGGTGATAAGGTTGCCGAACTAAACGACACCGAAGAGGGGGTAATTCTAGCTGAATTTGATCTGGCTCAGGTAAAACTAAATCGTGCTTCCTTTGGCTTTTTCCGCGATCGCCGTCCTGACTTATACCAAGTTTTACTATCGCCATAGCAGCGATCTCCTTGGCTTCACAAAGATGATCGCTATACCCATGACCAACGGCGTTTTGGGGTATTTGTTTTTTTAACATCTAATCTTTGCGATCGCGTCGGCATTGGCTCAATCACAGTCGTGATTTCTGCCAAGGGATTTACCCTTAACTCATTGGTAAAAGTGTTGCAC from Pseudanabaena sp. Chao 1811 encodes the following:
- the aguB gene encoding N-carbamoylputrescine amidase, translated to MSSSKTVTIAVIQASLNADIATNVAKISELVSKAAHQGAQVILPPELFEGSYFCREERDRFFDWAQPVENHPTIAHFQKLAQELNVVIPVSFFERSGQVYYNSLAMVNANGALLGIYRKSHIPDGPGYEEKFYFRNGDTGFKVWDTTFGKIGVGICWDQWFPECARAMVLMGAEILLYPTAIGSEPEEPNLNTKDPWQRAMIGHAVSNVIPVAAANRIGLEGNQTFYGHSFIANHRGDKVAELNDTEEGVILAEFDLAQVKLNRASFGFFRDRRPDLYQVLLSP